The Brassica napus cultivar Da-Ae chromosome C7, Da-Ae, whole genome shotgun sequence genome has a segment encoding these proteins:
- the LOC106410472 gene encoding AUGMIN subunit 5 produces the protein MQSVSSSAPTPEAILEWLQKEMGYRSKSHVPSVDAIRKVCRGNMIPIWSFLMNRAKSEKTVESIRRNITVHGGSGSSSSDANPVKEESKAKGRRKEKAFAGESREAALCEREAAAKEVERLRNVVRRQRKDLKARMLEVSREEAERKRMLDERANYRHKQVTLEAYDQQCDEAARIFAEYHKRLQVYVNQARNAQRSSLDSLSDLSSKLSTNSEREAVYSSVRGSKSADDVILVETARERSIRRACESLASHMADRISNSFPAYEGNGIHSHPEVETAKLSFEYDGEISDEMRGVIVNCLSSPPLLLQAIAAHTLRLKTLISKEIERVDIRADAETLRYKYENNRVMEISSSDISSPLSYQFNGNGKIPTDTNSKGSNNQLLERQKAHVQQFLGTEDALNKAAEARVLCQKLKNRLHGNADAVSSHSLGGGTSQNVKNLRQLELDVWGKEREAAGLRASLNTLISEIQRLNKLSAERKEAEHSLKQKWKKIEEFDARRSELETIYTTLLKANMDAAAFWSQQPLAAREYAMATIIPASEVVADISKNAKDFIEKEVSAFFQSPDNTLYMLPATPQALLESMGANGSTGPEAVAAAEKNAALLTARAGARDPSAIPSICRISAALQYPAGLEGSDASLASVLESLEFCLRLRGSEACVLEDLAKAINLVDIRQDLVESGRSLLSHAYHAQQEYERTTKHCLDLATEQDNTITEKWLPELKTAVLNAQASLEHCKHVWGLLDEWYEQPAATVVDWVRVDGQNVAAWHNHVKSSYCLLR, from the exons ATGCAGAGCGTATCGAGCTCAGCTCCAACGCCAGAAGCCATATTAGAATGGCTTCAGAAGGAAATGGGTTACCGGAGCAAGTCCCATGTGCCTTCCGTTGATGCAATTAGGAAGGTTTGTAGAGGGAACATGATTCCCATTTGGAGTTTTCTGATGAACCGAGCCAAGTCTGAGAAGACTGTTGAGAGCATTAGGCGTAACATTACGGTTCATGGTGGTAGTGGGAGTAGTAGCAGTGATGCTAATCCGGTGAAGGAGGAGAGTAAAGCCAAAGGGAGGAGGAAAGAGAAGGCCTTTGCTGGGGAGAGTAGAGAGGCTGCATTGTGTGAAAGAGAGGCGGCTGCGAAAGAGGTGGAGAGGTTGAGAAACGTTGTGAGGAGGCAAAGAAAGGATCTTAAAGCTCGAATGCTTGAGGTTTCGAGAGAAGAAGCTGAAAGGAAGAGGATGCTTGACGAGAGAGCTAATTACAG GCATAAGCAAGTAacgttggaagcttacgatcAGCAATGTGACGAAGCAGCGAGGATATTCGCAGAGTATCACAAAAGGCTGCAAGTGTACGTTAATCAAGCGAGGAATGCACAGAGGTCGAGTTTGGATTCTTTGAGTGATTTGTCGAGTAAGCTCAGCACTAACAGCGAGAGGGAAGCTGTTTATTCCTCTGTGAGAGGAAGCAAGTCGGCGGATGATGTCATTCTCGTTGAAACAGCCCGGGAACGGAGTATCAGGAGAGCTTGTGAGTCACTTGCGTCGCACATGGCTGACAGGATATCTAACTCTTTTCCTGCTTACGAAGGAAACGGGATTCATTCGCATCCTGAGGTGGAAACTGCCAAGCTGAGTTTTGAATATGATGGAGAAATATCTGATGAGATGAGAGGTGTTATAGTGAACTGCCTGAGTAGTCCTCCTCTACTCCTTCAGGCTATTGCTGCTCACACCCTACGCCTTAAGACCCTAATATCCAAGGAGATAGAGAGGGTTGATATCAGAGCTGATGCCGAAACATTGAG GTATAAGTACGAAAACAACCGGGTAATGGAGATTTCTTCTTCTGACATAAGCTCCCCACTAAGTTATCAGTTTAATGGTAATGGGAAGATACCCACAGATACGAATTCGAAAGGATCAAACAACCAGCTCCTTGAACGGCAG AAAGCACATGTGCAACAGTTTTTGGGAACTGAAGATGCACTAAACAAAGCCGCAGAAGCTCGGGTTTTATGTCAGAAACTTAAAAACCGTTTGCACGGAAATGCTGACGCAGTTTCTTCTCATTCACTTGGTGGAGGCACGTCACAGAATGTTAAAAATCTTAGGCAGTTGGAG TTGGACGTATGGGGCAAAGAACGAGAAGCTGCTGGGTTGAGGGCTAGCTTAAATACATTGATATCTGAAATACAACGACTGAATAAATTATCCGCTGAAAGAAAAGAAGCTGAACATTCCTTAAAACAAAAGTGGAAGAAAATTGAAGAATTTGATGCTCGTAGATCCGAACTTGAAACCATATATACTACTCTTCTCAAGGCCAACATG GATGCTGCTGCATTCTGGAGTCAGCAGCCACTAGCTGCAAGAGAATACGCAATGGCCACCATAATTCCAGCTAGTGAGGTTGTTGCAGACATTTCGAAGAATGCTAAAGATTTCATTGAGAAAGAAGTGTCTGCTTTCTTCCAAAGTCCTGATAACACCCTCTATATGCTTCCAGCTACTCCGCAG GCCCTTCTGGAGTCTATGGGAGCTAATGGGTCAACAGGACCTGAAGCTGTTGCAGCAGCAGAGAAGAATGCTGCTTTGTTGACTGCAAGAGCTGGTGCGAGAGATCCATCGGCTATTCCTTCTATATGCCGCATTTCCGCTGCCCTGCAGTATCCTGCGG GTTTGGAGGGTTCTGATGCAAGTTTGGCATCAGTATTAGAGTCTCTTGAGTTCTGCCTGAGGCTCCGTGGCTCCGAGGCATGTGTGTTGGAGGATTTAGCAAAGGCAATAAACTTGGTGGATATACGTCAAGATTTAGTTGAAAGTGGTCGATCTCTGTTAAGCCATGCTTACCATGCCCAGCAAGAATATGAAAG GACAACCAAGCATTGCTTAGATCTTGCCACAGAACAAGATAACACAATCACAGAAAAATGGTTGCCTGAGCTCAAGACTGCGGTCTTGAATGCTCAAGCTTCCTTGGAGCACTGCAAACACGTGTGGGGTTTG CTGGACGAATGGTACGAACAACCTGCTGCAACTGTTGTGGACTGGGTCAGGGTTGACGGCCAAAACGTTGCGGCGTGGCACAACCATGTGAAATCATCCTATTGCCTTTTACGATAA